The window TTTTGAAGGAACTCTAATAACTTTAGGCTCTATTATAAAGGTACAAAAAAAGACTCCCGCACATCACCATGCAGGAGTCGTTTCAATTTCTTATAAAAATACAATAAACGCTAATACAGCTGCTAATATAAGTCGATAAATTGCAAACGGTACAAGCTTAACACGTGAGATTAGCTTTAAGAAGAAACGAATTGAGATAAGTGCGAAGACGAACGCACTGACGAATCCAACGATATAAAAGGATAGGTCATCCATCGAAAGTTCTTCCCAGTTTTTCGCAACTGACACTAGACTAGCACCCATCATGATCGGTACCGCCATGATGAAAGTGAAATCAGCCGCGGTCTTATGATTCATGCCGAACAGGACACCGCCCGAAATTGTCGCACCCGAACGTGAAAATCCTGGCCATAGGGATAGACATTGGACAAGACCTACTGTAAATGCCTGCTTGTATGTAATTTGATCCAATGTATTCACCCACGGTTTTTTCGGACCAAGTTTATCAGCTACAATCATTAAAATTGAACCTGCAACCAGTGCAAAAATCACCGTTTCTACACCTGATAGTTGTTCATCAATCAGATCTTTAAGTGCAAATCCCACAATAACTGCCGGCAACATCCCAACAATGACGTGCAATAAGTTAAAACTTGAGTTCGTTTTCTGGCCTTCAATCTTATAGAGGCCCACCAAGCTGAACAGACGCTTCCAGAAGACAATAACAACAGCTAATATCGAACCCAGTTGGATAACAATCTTAAATGTGAATGCCGATCGATCTCCAAGAAAATTTGTTATTTTCAGCCACATGTCATCGACAATGATCAAGTGACCTGTCGAAGAAACAGGTGCAAACTCTGTCATTCCTTCAACAAATCCAAGTATTAACGCTTTAACCAAATCAATTAGTTCCATAAGTTAATTACACTCTCTTTCTACGGAAGCGAATGTACCAGATACATACCGCTATACCGCTAATGGCTAGTAGTGCATACGCGATGTTCGAATAGATATCCATAAAGTGGACAATCGATTCCCAGTTGTCACCGACTGCTGCACCAATTGTAACAAGTGCTGCGTTCCAGATCAGACTGCCGATTGTTGTAAGCACAAGGAATAGCGGGAAATTCATACTCGACATGCCTGCCGGAATCGAAATAAGGCTCCGGATTAAGGGAACAAGGCGGCAGAGTAGTACTGTCCACGGACCGTATTTGTCGAACCATGCATCAGCTTTGCGGATGTCTTTTCGTGTAAGACGCAAAACGCTGCCCCACCGATCGACAATTTTCTCGAGGCGCTCCACATCTAGAAATAACCCGAGGCTATATAAAATCATCGCCCCGATAACCGACCCCACCGTTGCTGCAATAATGACACCCACCCGGGTCATATCCGAATAGGTCGTCATGAATCCGCCAAATGTCAATATGACTTCAGACGGGATAGGCGGAAAGACGTTCTCAATCATGATTAATAAAAACACACCAAAGTAACCAAACTGACCCATAAATTCAGTAATCCAATTTTCCACCTTACGCCTCCACCAACTATTACTTTACTAAATACAGAACCTCTATGCAAACAGAGTCCGGCAGCATAAAGACGATTCAGTATATGCTAAGGTTTCGTGTTCTTACTATAATTCTACGCCGAAGGCATCCGAAATATGATTTCAGTTCGATTTTTCAAATCAAATAATTATGGCTAAAGTTTGTGAAACCGTCTATTTCTTCCCGTTTTTTAAGAACCTAGATTGATATGTCCGTCTTTTGTAGGGAATCACTGTCGATATCTTGTAAACACCTATTTCTGTCTTGATGAACTCCTAACAATTTTTGATTGTGGATATCCTTACATTTTATTAAGTTATCCTCATATGAAGTGGATAACTTAATAAAATTGTTGATAATTTCAGAAAATTTTATATTTTATCCACAAGACTACCCGATTACTTCTTTATTAATTAGTTATCAACAAGCTTCATCAGAGGAAACCTCATAACTTCCTAGACGAAAAGAAAGCCATCTGATAGAAGCCAGATGGCTTTTCTATTTATACTTTTAGCGTAAAGTCTTTCAAACTTTCACGTAAAGAAGCTTTTAGGAACTTGCCGACTGAAGTTTTCGGAATTTCATCCAAGAAGACAACATCATCTGGCACCCACAATTTAGCGAACTGGCCTCCTAAATAGGTTAGCAATCGCTGTTTCATCTCTTCATCAGCAACCTTCCCTTCTTTTAAGACAACACATGCAAGTGGGCGCTCAAGCCATTTCTCATGCGGAATTGCGACAACCGCTGCTTCAAAAACATCTTCATGTGTCATCAAGGCGTTTTCCAAGTCAACAGACGAAATCCATTCGCCCCCGCTTTTGATCAAATCTTTTGTACGATCCATTAATTTAAGGTAGCCAAATTCCGTCATGACTGCGATATCACCTGTAAGGAGCCACCCATCACGGAATGCTTCTTCAGTTCTTTCATCTTTATAATATTCACTTGCAATCCAAGGGCCCCGAATCGCCAATTCCCCCATCGTCTTGCCATCCCAAGGTGCATCGCCATTTTCATTGATGATACGGATTTCAAGGCCTGGCATCGGCAATCCTTGAAGCGCTCGGATATCGATTTTCTCATCCATCGTTAAATCTGCCATGCCAGAAGTGTAGACAGACATGCTGACAAGTGGTGTTGTTTCAGTCATGCCATAGCCGACGATGAACGGCACACCAAGTTTTTCTTCGAATGCCCGGATCAATCCTTTTGGCGATGCAGAACCGCCGCTTACGATTCCCCGTAGCGAAGACAAATCTCTCGGTTTCTCTTCCTGTTCCTTCAGCACTGCGAGCCAAATTGTCGGGACACCAGCAGTTACAGTCACCTTCTCCTGCTCAATCAGATCCAATAGCAATTTTGGGTTTAAGCCTGGTCCTGGCAAAACTTGTGTTGTTCCGAAAAAGACTGCAGCGAACGGCATTCCCCAAGCATTGACGTGGAACATTGGTACAACTGGCAGTATGACATCCTTCTCTGATAAACCCATCGCATCGGCTAGTCCTAGTGCATAACTGTGCAACACAAGTCCGCGATGCGTATAGATGACCCCTTTCGGATTACCTGTCGTAGCGGATGTGTAGCACATCCCTGCTGGTGTGTTTTCATCAAGATCTTCAGGAAAAGCATAGTCTTCCGATGCAGTTGCAAGAAGCGCTTCATATGAATGCACATTTTCAAGAGATGTCTCCGGGATTTCCGTGCTGTCTCCCATGATGATATAATGTTTCACCGTCTTCAAATAGGGTGCAAGTTTTTCAAGGTGTGGGAATAAATTATCGTCGACCAGCAGAATTTCATCTTCTGCGTGATTGATGACATACGCAATATGTTCCGGAGACAATCGAATATTGATCATGTGAAGGATAGCGCCTGTTCCAGGCACGCCAAAATACGCTTCTAAATGACGATGGTGATTCCAAGCGAATGAACCGACTTTTGTTCCATGCTGCATGCCGAGTTTCGTCAATGCATCTGCAAGTTTTCGCGTTCGTTTCGCAAATTCGCTATACGGAATACGATGAATGGAATTTTCCCCGGTTCGCGAAATAATTAACTTGTCCGGGAAATATTGCTCCGCTCGTTTTATGAAAGATGATAATAAAAGTGGTGTTTGCATCATACCAATCAATCCCCTTTTCATTTAGAATGGATTTTTTTTCTTAATCGGTGCGGCATGGACTAGCAATTATTCATCACATACGGTCCCGACTAATAATATGAGACGATGAGTACATTTATTCCACTGAGTTTCTTAACCTATTACAACCCCATGTTCTTTGCAATAATGACTTTCATGATTTCATTCGTCCCCGCATATATCGACGCAACAGGGATGTCTCGATAACGTCTTGCAATTTTATATTCTTCCATATAACCGTATCCACCGTGCAGTTGCATGCACTCCGAGGAGATTTCCCGTGCCGTATCGGTCAGCCAATATTTTGCCATAGATACTTTTGTGACGATATCTTTTCCAGCTATATGGTCTTCGATAAGCGATTCGACAAATGCCTTGCCAATTTCCACTTTAGTTGCAATTTCTGCAAGTTTAAACTGTGTATTTTGAAATGAAGCAATCGGTTTTCCGAATGCTTTTCGCGATTTTACATACTCGAGCGTCATTTCCAGCATATCTTCTGATGCCGTTTGTGCAGCAATCGCAACAACAAGCCGTTCCTGTTGAAGTTTTTCCATTAAGTAGCTGAATCCTTTTCCTTCCTCACCTATCAAGTTCGATGCTGGCACACGGCACTCCTCAAAAAATAGCTCCGCCGTGTCTTGCGAATGCAGACCAACTTTATCGAGCTTACGGCCTTTCGTGAAACCAGGCGTTCCTTCTTCTATTACAAGCAGGCTGACACCGCGATGTTTCGGCTCAGCATGCGGATCGGTTTTTACTGCAACGAGCACAAGATTCCCATTAATGCCGTTTGTGATAAATGTCTTTTGACCATTGACGACATAGTAATCACCGTCTTTAATGGCAGTCGTTTGGATATTGGCGAGATCTGATCCTGTTCCCGGCTCCGTCATTGCGATAGCTGTAATAATGTCAGCGCTCACACAACCCGGTAACCAACGTTCTTTCTGTTCGATTGTGCCGTATGATTCAATATAGGGAACGACGATATCATTGTGTAATCCCACGCCTGTAAGACCTGATCCCACTCGTTCAAGTTCCTCTCCGATAATGACGCCGAAGCTGAAGTCCAGACCAAGTCCGCCGTATTCATCTTCAACTTGCGGACAGAGAAATCCCATTTCACCAAGCTTCTTCCAAAATGTTACCGGGATGAGCCGGTCTTTTTCCCAGGTATCGTAATACGGGATTGCCTCTTTCTGAAGAAACTTTCGGAGTGAATCTCTGAACATGACGTGCTCATCCGTTTCGAATCTGTACTTTGCCAATGGTAAAGCCTCCTTTGATAGCATGTATATAGTTATGTCTTGTACGTTACATATGCCATTTTTCTTACTTGGCTTGCATCCGAATCGCCCCATCCAACCGGATTACTTCACCATTGAGCAATGTGTTTATGAAAATACTTTCAACTAGCATTGCATATTCTTTTGGTCGTCCAAGTCGTTTTGGGAACGGGACCATTGCAGCAAGTGAATTACGCGCGGATTCCGGTAGCCCATCAAATAATGGTGTTTCTACAAGACCTGGCGCGATAGTCATCACACGAATACCGAATGCCGCAAGTTCACGGGCAATCGGTAACGTCATTCCCACTACACCACCCTTTGATGCACTGTAGGCAACCTGTCCAATTTGTCCTTCAAAAGCAGCAACTGATGCGGTATTCACAATTACCCCGCGCTCACCTTCTTCGTTTGGTTCATTCCCTTGCATAGCGGCCGCCGCCAAACGAATTACATTGAATGTACCTATCAAGTTGACTTGGATTACTTGTTCAAATTGGTCTAGCGCTAGCGGACCGCTTCGCGACAATACTTTCCCTTGCGTCGCAATGCCCGCGCAATTGACAACGGCAGTTATTTCCCCGAATGCCTCTTTGACGGAAGCTACATTCACTTCCACTTCTTCCTCATTCGCAACATTCGTTTTTAGAAATAGAACACTTTCTTCCCCAAGTTCGTTCGCAAGTGCACATCCACGCACTTCATCCCTATCGAAAATAGCTGCTTTCCCTCCGGCGCCTACTATCCTTCTTACAGTGGCCTCTCCAAGACCCGACGCTCCACCTGTTACAATTGCAGCAATTTTGTTCATTTCCATCCCTAAATCCCCCTCAAAGGCGTTCGATAATTGTTGCGTTCGCCATACCCATCCCTTCGCAAATTGCGAGTAACCCGTACCGTCCATTGGTTCGTTTTAATTCGTGCATCATGGATACCAGCAATTTTGTTCCCGTCGCACCAAGCGGATGGCCAAGGGCAATGGCCCCGCCGTTCGGGTTCAATTTAATGGGATCTGCACCGATTTCTTTCAGCCATGCAAGTGGAACAGGTGCAAACGCTTCATTCACCTCATACGTGTCTATATCTTCTATTGAAAGATTCGCTGTCTCGAGTACTGTTCGCGTTGCTTCAATCGGTCCAGTCAGCATTAATGTCGGATCGGAACCGATCACTGCTCGCGCAACAATGCGTGCAAGTGGTTTAAGGCCTAGCTTGTCCGCTTTTTCACGTGACATCAGGAGGACCGCAGACGCGCCATCACTCATTTGACTTGCGTTCCCCGCTGTAATCACACCATTTTCATCAAATACTGTCCGTAATCCAGCCAGCACTTCTGTTGTCGTTCCTGGACGAGGGCCTTCATCTATAGAGAAAATTTCGGTTGTGCCATCTTCATTTGTAATTTCAACGGGTATAATTTCGTCTTCAAACTTTCCTTCATTAATTGCACGAATTGCTTTTTGATGGCTATCAAATGAAAATTGATCAAGTTCCTCCCGTGACAGCTCCCATTTGTTTGCAATCCGCTCCGCTGATAGTCCCTGATTAATGATTTCATGTTTTTCCATAAGCTTTGGACTGGGTTTCACATCTCCCATATTGGACATCATTGGTGCACGTGTCATACTTTCAACGCCGCCTGCGATGACGATATCCATATCTCCCGAGAGAATTGCCTGCGACGCGAAATGAACAGCTTGCTGACTCGATCCGCATTGCCGATCAATTGTCACTCCGGGCACATGTACAGGGAAGCCTGCGATTAACGCAGCTGTACGGGCGATGTTTCCACCCTGTTCTCCTGCTTGTGTCACACACCCCAAAATGACATCTTCAACATCGCCCTTCGAAATACCAGCCCGCTTGACAAGCTCCTCAAACACCACTGCTGCAAGTTCATCAGGTCTGTAATTTGCAAAACCTCCTTTTCTTCGCCCGATTGCAGTTCGTACCCCTTCAACAATGACAACATCTTTCATACCTACACCTCATTCTCTGAATTAAAAGAATCTTCATTGAATACTAGAATAACTTACAAATCTATTGAAGTCTAGTATGTCCTAGAAGGATTCAGCCTTAAGGCGTAGTTACAAATCCGCACAGCGCCCGTTTGGACAAGCGGAAAATCATTATAAGATTAAGCTACAATCGAAAGGAGGAACACAAATGAAAAAACTTGGTCTGGCAGCACTTGGTATTACAGCGGCAATCGTTGTCCTTGCAAATCTTGGATCACTTCTTGCACTTGCATTTTCTGCAGTGGTTGCATATGCGGGGTTCCATTATTTCAGAAAGAGCACTTCCACAATCTCGAAATTGTTCTGGGGAGGCGTACTTGTCATTGGCTTGTTAACAGCAATTGCAAATGTGCCTGCGTTCATCGGGATTATTGCTATAGTCGGTGTCTTCTATGTTTGGCGTAAATGGCATGGCTCAGAAAACAGTAACATCATCACTAACACCTCTGATGATCCATTTGTAAACTTCGAACGTCAGTGGAATGAAATCACAAAATAATGAGGAGGAACTAACTATGAACTCACTTTGGAATCGATTTAAATACTCAATACAGGCAGATCTTCACACGGTATTAGACAAGAAAGAAAGCAAAAATCCAATCGCAATGTTGAATCAATACATTCGCGAGGCAGAAAAACAAACGGACTCAATCGGGAAATTGCTTGAACGTCAAAGCAAACTAAAAACAGAACTGCAGAAAGAGCTATTAGAAGCAGAAAACATGGCGGATAAACGCCGCAGCCAGCTTAAACTTGCAAAAACTGCCGGCGAAGAAGACTTAGTCGCTTTTGCAGAAGAGGAGATTGCTACGTATGACACACGTGCGGCAGAGCTATCAGAAAGTGTGACGGAAACAGCTTATGAACTTCTTTCCCTAGAGCGTAAATTCGAGGAAATGAAACATAAAGTGAAAGATATGAAAGTGCGTCAATTGCAATTAATGGGAAAAGAGAACGTGACACGTGCCCATCACCGGATGGACCAAGTCATCTCTCCTGAAAATGCAGACAGCAAGATGGCATCAGTTGGTGACATGAAAAAGTATATCGAAAACCTTGGCGGGAAAATTGAACGTGAGTACGAAACTTCCTCTATGGACCGTCGTTTGGAATCATTAGGAAAAGCGGAGGGTGCCGATCATCTAGCACCTGAAGTCTGGACATTAGAGAAAGAATCCGCAAAAGCGGAAGAAATTGTGTAAAATAGATTGTAGGTAGGGAGGCATCTGCCTTCCTTTCCTTATTTCCAGAGATTCTGACCTCAAGAAGGGAGAATAAAAAATGAAACGACTCGATACGAGCAAAATCACATTTTGGGGATTCACATTTTTACTGCTCATTTTTGTCGAAGCAGCTTTTTTTCATAATGGCAACATCGTGTTCGTCCTTCTTGGTGCCGGACTGATTTATTACGGGTTACGAAAACGGTCGAAACTACTATTTTTACCTGGCTTGTTTTTCATTGCAATGGCGCTTTTTACATTGTGGAGTTTACGGGTTCTCATTTTCACCGTCATCTTGTACGTCCTTGTAAAGTTATGGAAAGGCGTCCCGTCGGAGGAAATTATGCGTCCTCTCAAAGACCTTCAGCGTGAAACACCGAACGGGATATGGAAAAACAAATTATTTTCCGTTCAATCATCCCCCTTTTCATCGTACGAGTGGGAGGACATTCATATCCAAGGGATCTTTGGTGATATTCACATCGACGTTACCGATACGGTGTTACCGAAAGGAACTTCTTTAATTTCCGTTAGGCAAGGTATAGGGAAAATTAAGATTGACTTGCCTTACGAGATTCCCGTACGCGTTCATTACACGACACTAATCGGCGATGCTAAACTTTTCGATACCTACAGAAAACGGCTCATCAATGAATCGCTCCATATGAAGGATAGTTATGAAGGGAAATCAGCTGAGTCTCCTGAGCTAATCATTACTCTTTCCACTTGGGGCGGAGATGTCGAGGTGACGAGAAAATGAAGGCTGTTATCGGACGAGGGCTTGTTTTATCATTTTTATTTATCGCAATTGCAGCAGCATATATCTATTTTCTTCTTGGCTTGCCATTAGAGGAAAGCTGGTTTGCATTTTATGAATTGCAATTTGCAGATGTTCCACTCGGTTGGTGGATTTTGAATACAGCTCTCCTGCTTGCCTGGGGAATTGCCATTTGGACGAGTTTTCTTGGAAGTTCAAAAGAAAAAGCAATCGAGCAAAGGTTAACGGGGTTAATCGACACTGAACAAGATGCCTCTTCAACCGAAAAATTTTCCCCCCGTATGGACCGGGCAATCGGGACAGTGTCAACTGTCATTCATACACAACGGAAAAGTTTGCAGCGAATTATCGATGAGCGTGCGGAAGCCCAAGACAAACTAATTCAAGAGCGCATTGTACAGGAACGACAGCGACTCGCTCGCGAACTGCATGATTCCGTCTCCCAGCAACTGTTCGCCGCTTCGATGCTATTATCCGCCATTACGGAAAGTAATGAAGATACAGTAACACAAAAACCGGTGCTCCAAGTTGAACGGATCGTTCAGCAGGCACAACTTGAAATGCGGGCATTGCTCCTTCATTTACGGCCGGCGGCTTTGAATAACAAATCGCTCGCCGAAGGTCTTGAAGAACTATTAGTTGAATTGAGAGAGAAAGTACTATTCAATATTCGTTTTCGCTTGGAAGAAGTAACTTTATCGAAAGGTGCAGAAGATCACTTATTCCGTATTGCACAGGAAACGTTATCCAACACACTACGGCATGCACAAGCTACAGAAGTAGATGTGTTGTTCGTGGAACGGGACGGTCTTGCCATTTTCCGCGTGCAAGATAACGGTATAGGATTTAAGGATAATGATGGAAAAGGCGGCTCGTACGGACTGCAAAATGTAAAAGAACGTGCAATTGAAATCGGGGGCACATGCAAAATTGTTTCCGTTCCCTCACAAGGGACAATTGTGGAAGTAAAATTGCCTGCCAGAAAAGGAGATGAACTGAATGATCAAAATCCTGTTAGTGGATGACCATGAGATGGTACGAATCGGTGTATCTGCGTACTTACAGATTCAGCCTGACATGGAAGTCATAGGCGAAGCGATAAACGGACGTGAAGCCGTGGGCAAAGCACTCGAATTGCGTCCGGATATTATTTTGATGGATATGGTCATGCCGGAAATGAATGGCGCTGAAGCCACTGCCGCTATTATAAAGGAGTGGCCGGAAGCAAAGATTGTTATCGTGACAAGTTTTTTGGATGATGACAAAGTATATCCAGCACTTGAAGCAGGCGCCATTAGTTACATATTGAAAACGTCGAATGCGAAGCGAATTGCAGAAGCGATCCGTGAAACGCTGAAAGGACAAACGGTATTAGAACCGGAAGTGACGACGAAAATGATGCAAAAAATGCGTGCTGGTAATGAGCGACAGCCCCATGAAGAGTTGACCGAACGCGAACTCGAAATTTTACTACATCTTGCGAAAGGAAAAACGAATCAAGAAATAGCGGATGATTTATTTATTGCATTGAAAACAGTGAAGACGCATGTTAGCAATCTATTATCTAAACTGGAAGTACAAGATCGGACACAAGCTGTCATTTATGCGTTTAAGCATGAGTTGGTCGATTGAAATAAACAAAAGCGAAATCGCCATTTCAGATGCAACAGACATAAGACGGGCTAAAGAAAGGCGAGCTTTGCCTGGGCAGGATGTAGTTCAATCCCTCTCGGCTGCGTGCCCCCACATCCTGTAAGCCTCTAGTTGCTGAGGACTAGACGTAAAATCTCTATAATATATGGAAAAGCAGCGACCAAACATTAGATTAAATCTGATGTTTGGTCGCTGCTTTTTTAATACAGGAAATTATAAAATTATCGGCCGCTAATAACCTGTGAAAGGCGCTTATCACCGTCATGATGCCTATCGCTCCTGAACAGATGCTTGCGCACTATTATTTTAGGCTTACTCTCCTGCCAAGCGGTTCAAAGCGTTAATCATGCCTGCATGGACACCTTCATGCCACACCGCGAATTGAACGATTGCCTCAACTGTCACCATTGTATGCAAAGGCCCAATTGACATCGGTTCCTGTAACGTATTTGTCAGTTTCCCTTCCAGCGCTTTAACAATACGCCCCGGTTGTTCTTCCAAAGCCGCAAGGAGCTCCTCTGTTGAGGGAACATTATCTTCCCAGATATCAGGGCTTGACCCTGACACAAACAGTTCTATCCATTCAGGGTTGACCAGTTCATAGCCCTCCACCGCTTTTTGAATAAGTGTTTCCATCGTTATATAAATATGGCCCGCATTCCAACGAATTGTGTTATTGAACCCTGTTGGTTGTGCGTCCCAAGCTTCTGTTTTTGACTTTACAAGGCGTCCAAGTGTATAAATACGTGTAAATTTCAACTGATTTAATGTTTCTATGATTACCATTCCCTTCTATCCTTATACTCTACCTTAAAATCAAAGCGGCCGCTCCTCAAAGGGACGACCGCTGCTTAATTATGGTTTAAAAGGATCTTCATTCGGTTTCTCTTTATTCCATTTGTCATGTGTATGTTGATCGAAGTTGCCATTTTCTTTAGTATTCTCACCAAAAGGAAAGCGCTCACCTGACTTCGGCTTGTTGTATCCTGTGTCAGGGTTGTCTACCTTATTTGTTCCAAAAGCTGAAGGTTTGTTCTCACCCGTCTTGTCTTGTTCGTTTTCTCTAAAGATATGTGATGTATTTGAATCGGATGGATCCGCAAGCGGCAGCTCATCGGAATTGGGCATCCCTTTTACGTTTGGTTCAAGATCTTCTTTGTTTGGATATTTACCGTCTGACTTAGTCATCTTTATAAAACCTCCTTCTTCGAATGGCAATTCGGAGAACGGCGATTCCACTTCGGTATCGGTGCAATTAATGCCTGATGGACACCACCGTTTTTCCGAAAAATGTATTGATTCTAATACTTTAGTTTAATGATACAACATCTTTAATCCAATCTGCAAGCAGGACGTCGTCAAGTGATGCAGGATGGCAACTCCATTTTTTTATTTGTCTACTCTTTTTTCTGTATTCCATTACTATTCCTCTAAATGATTACCTATAAACTTTTCCTGATTGGATTAAGAGGCGTTTGCCCTTACAGTCCTGTAATTCCCACATAAGCTAGATTAGAGCTTTGACGAAAGGAGTGTTAAAAATGGGTCAATCTGGTGGATACGAAGGTGGATTCGCAGGGAATTCATTCGCACTGATTGTTGTTCTTTTCATCCTGTTAATTATTATTGGTGCTAGCTTCATTTATTAGGAGCCCTTGTCAGGCACCAATAAGCAATCACTAGTATGGAAACATATCTGATTTCAGAGGGCGCTTTTAAAGGCGCCCTCTTTCTTTAATTTTCCTGAATGAAACTTAATACATAGAGCGGTCGTCCAATACTGAATCAGCGATCGGGGGTTCATGCTATGAAAAGAGGACTTAGTTTATCAGTAATTAGCATCGTTTTCCTTCTGTGGATCGAACAATCTTTAGAGGTTGCATACTTATGGAAAACGGTGGCGAAAGCGATGCTTTTCCTATTTATCCCGGTCATTTTATTCCGAAAGTCAGGATTCCCATTCTTACGCATGCGTCTAACCGATCAAAAGAGCATGAAAGTTGCAATCGGTTCCGGAGTTGCAATTATGGGGATTATCCTTGTGGCTTTCATTATTTTACAGCCATTCATAGATATTGATGCGCTAATCGTTGACCTTTCTAAGGCGGGTATAACGACTCTAACTTTTCCGTTCATCGCCTTATACATCCTACTCGGTAATTCGATACTGGAGGAGTTTTTCTTCCGCGGTCTGTTGCCGAATCTTATCGGAAAGTCACAGGTTCAATATGTTTTACCCTCTTTCCTTTTCGCGGTCTACCATATCACGATTTTTCTTCCATGGTTCAGCCTTCCCCTCCTCGTGCTAGCCGTTTCGGGGCTTTGGATCGGCGGAATTAT of the Sporosarcina sp. FSL K6-1508 genome contains:
- a CDS encoding undecaprenyl-diphosphate phosphatase — encoded protein: MELIDLVKALILGFVEGMTEFAPVSSTGHLIIVDDMWLKITNFLGDRSAFTFKIVIQLGSILAVVIVFWKRLFSLVGLYKIEGQKTNSSFNLLHVIVGMLPAVIVGFALKDLIDEQLSGVETVIFALVAGSILMIVADKLGPKKPWVNTLDQITYKQAFTVGLVQCLSLWPGFSRSGATISGGVLFGMNHKTAADFTFIMAVPIMMGASLVSVAKNWEELSMDDLSFYIVGFVSAFVFALISIRFFLKLISRVKLVPFAIYRLILAAVLAFIVFL
- a CDS encoding DedA family protein, with translation MENWITEFMGQFGYFGVFLLIMIENVFPPIPSEVILTFGGFMTTYSDMTRVGVIIAATVGSVIGAMILYSLGLFLDVERLEKIVDRWGSVLRLTRKDIRKADAWFDKYGPWTVLLCRLVPLIRSLISIPAGMSSMNFPLFLVLTTIGSLIWNAALVTIGAAVGDNWESIVHFMDIYSNIAYALLAISGIAVCIWYIRFRRKRV
- a CDS encoding long-chain fatty acid--CoA ligase → MMQTPLLLSSFIKRAEQYFPDKLIISRTGENSIHRIPYSEFAKRTRKLADALTKLGMQHGTKVGSFAWNHHRHLEAYFGVPGTGAILHMINIRLSPEHIAYVINHAEDEILLVDDNLFPHLEKLAPYLKTVKHYIIMGDSTEIPETSLENVHSYEALLATASEDYAFPEDLDENTPAGMCYTSATTGNPKGVIYTHRGLVLHSYALGLADAMGLSEKDVILPVVPMFHVNAWGMPFAAVFFGTTQVLPGPGLNPKLLLDLIEQEKVTVTAGVPTIWLAVLKEQEEKPRDLSSLRGIVSGGSASPKGLIRAFEEKLGVPFIVGYGMTETTPLVSMSVYTSGMADLTMDEKIDIRALQGLPMPGLEIRIINENGDAPWDGKTMGELAIRGPWIASEYYKDERTEEAFRDGWLLTGDIAVMTEFGYLKLMDRTKDLIKSGGEWISSVDLENALMTHEDVFEAAVVAIPHEKWLERPLACVVLKEGKVADEEMKQRLLTYLGGQFAKLWVPDDVVFLDEIPKTSVGKFLKASLRESLKDFTLKV
- a CDS encoding acyl-CoA dehydrogenase family protein → MAKYRFETDEHVMFRDSLRKFLQKEAIPYYDTWEKDRLIPVTFWKKLGEMGFLCPQVEDEYGGLGLDFSFGVIIGEELERVGSGLTGVGLHNDIVVPYIESYGTIEQKERWLPGCVSADIITAIAMTEPGTGSDLANIQTTAIKDGDYYVVNGQKTFITNGINGNLVLVAVKTDPHAEPKHRGVSLLVIEEGTPGFTKGRKLDKVGLHSQDTAELFFEECRVPASNLIGEEGKGFSYLMEKLQQERLVVAIAAQTASEDMLEMTLEYVKSRKAFGKPIASFQNTQFKLAEIATKVEIGKAFVESLIEDHIAGKDIVTKVSMAKYWLTDTAREISSECMQLHGGYGYMEEYKIARRYRDIPVASIYAGTNEIMKVIIAKNMGL
- a CDS encoding SDR family NAD(P)-dependent oxidoreductase — protein: MEMNKIAAIVTGGASGLGEATVRRIVGAGGKAAIFDRDEVRGCALANELGEESVLFLKTNVANEEEVEVNVASVKEAFGEITAVVNCAGIATQGKVLSRSGPLALDQFEQVIQVNLIGTFNVIRLAAAAMQGNEPNEEGERGVIVNTASVAAFEGQIGQVAYSASKGGVVGMTLPIARELAAFGIRVMTIAPGLVETPLFDGLPESARNSLAAMVPFPKRLGRPKEYAMLVESIFINTLLNGEVIRLDGAIRMQAK
- a CDS encoding thiolase family protein, with the translated sequence MKDVVIVEGVRTAIGRRKGGFANYRPDELAAVVFEELVKRAGISKGDVEDVILGCVTQAGEQGGNIARTAALIAGFPVHVPGVTIDRQCGSSQQAVHFASQAILSGDMDIVIAGGVESMTRAPMMSNMGDVKPSPKLMEKHEIINQGLSAERIANKWELSREELDQFSFDSHQKAIRAINEGKFEDEIIPVEITNEDGTTEIFSIDEGPRPGTTTEVLAGLRTVFDENGVITAGNASQMSDGASAVLLMSREKADKLGLKPLARIVARAVIGSDPTLMLTGPIEATRTVLETANLSIEDIDTYEVNEAFAPVPLAWLKEIGADPIKLNPNGGAIALGHPLGATGTKLLVSMMHELKRTNGRYGLLAICEGMGMANATIIERL
- a CDS encoding lmo0954 family membrane protein, whose translation is MKKLGLAALGITAAIVVLANLGSLLALAFSAVVAYAGFHYFRKSTSTISKLFWGGVLVIGLLTAIANVPAFIGIIAIVGVFYVWRKWHGSENSNIITNTSDDPFVNFERQWNEITK
- a CDS encoding PspA/IM30 family protein, which codes for MNSLWNRFKYSIQADLHTVLDKKESKNPIAMLNQYIREAEKQTDSIGKLLERQSKLKTELQKELLEAENMADKRRSQLKLAKTAGEEDLVAFAEEEIATYDTRAAELSESVTETAYELLSLERKFEEMKHKVKDMKVRQLQLMGKENVTRAHHRMDQVISPENADSKMASVGDMKKYIENLGGKIEREYETSSMDRRLESLGKAEGADHLAPEVWTLEKESAKAEEIV